DNA from Variovorax sp. PBL-H6:
CCTGACGACATGGGCTCGCCCCCAGGTTGGCTCACTTCGTGTAGCCGCCCACCCCCTACCGGGGGCAACACCAGCGGCCCGGCAAAGCCGGTTCCGCGGTGGGGATGTTGCTCGCCCCCAGGTTGGCTCACTTCGTGTAGCCGCCCACCCCCTGCCGGGGGCAACACCAGCGGCCCGGCAAAGCCGGTTCCGCGGTGGGGATGTTGCTCGCCCCCAGGTTGGCTCACTTCGTGTAGCCGCCCACCCCCTACCGGGGGCAACACCAGCGGCCCGGCAAAGCCGGTTCCGCGGTGTTTCCCGAACAGGCACGGCTTCGTTGGCCGCGGATTTCATGGCTGATCAGGCCGCGGCCTTTTCCACGTGCGCCTGGCGCGTGTAGAGAAAGTCGATCACGGCCTTGCGGGCGTGGACGTAGACCGGGTCCTCTGCCAGTTCCACGCGGTTGCGCGGGCGCGGCAGATCGACGGAGAGGATCTCGCCGATGGTGGCGGCCGGGCCGTTGGTGAGCATCACGATCCGGTCGGACAGTAGCACCGCCTCGTCCACGTCGTGCGTGACCATGACCACCGTGCTGTGCGTCTTCGCCACGATCGCCAGCAGCTCGTCCTGCAGCTTGGCGCGCGTCAGTGCGTCGAGGGCGCCGAAGGGCTCGTCCATCAGCAGGACCTTGGGCTCCATCGACAGCGCGCGGGCGATCCCCACACGCTGCTTCATGCCCCCCGAGATCTCGCCGGGGCGCTTCTGCGCGGCCGCGCTGAGGCCCACCAGCGCGAGCGCGGCCTCCGTGCGGGCCTTGAGCTGCGCCTTGTTCCCGGTGGCCGAGAACACGCGCTCTACTGCGAGATACACGTTCTCGTAGCAGCTGAGCCACGGCAGCAGCGAATGGTTCTGGAACACCACCCCGCGCTCCGGGCCCGGCCCCTTGATCTCCCGGTTGGCGCACAGCAGCGCGCCCTGCGTGGGCGTGGTGAGTCCGGCGATCAGGTTCAGCAGCGTCGACTTGCCGCAGCCGGAGTGCCCGATGAGGGTGATGAACTCGCCCTTGGCGACGTGGAGGTTGATGTCCCGCAGCGCGAGGAAGCTGCCCTTGGGCGTCTTGAAGCGCTGCTCGACGCCATGGATCTCGATGTACTTCGAATCGTTCATTGGAAAACCTCCGGCCTGCGGGCTGCGGTGCCATGAGGCTTCGGAGCGGCCGTGTGACTCATGCCTTCACCTCTTCGAACGTGAACGCGGTGGCGATCCGGATCAGCGCGAACTCGAGCACCAGCCCGACGATGCCGATCACGAAGATCGCGATGATGATGTTGGCGACGTTGAGGTTGTTCCACTCGTCCCAGACCCAGAAGCCGATGCCGACGCCGCCGGTGAGCATCTCGGCCGCGACGATCACCAGCCAGGCGGTGCCGACCGCAAGGCGCACGCCGGTCAGCATGTAGGGCAGCACCGCGGGGAACAGGATCCGGGTGAGGATCTTCCACTCGGAAAGATCGAGCACCCGCGCCACGTTCATGTAGTCGCTGGGCACGCGCTGCACGCCCACGGCGGTGTTGATGATCATGGGCCAGATCGAGCAGATGAAGATGGTCCAGATCGCAGCCGGGTTGGCGCCCTTGAAGACCAGCAGGCCGATGGGCAGCCAGGCGAGCGGCGAGACGGGCCGCAGCAGGCTGATCAGCGGATTGAACATGCGTGCGAGGAAGCTGAAGCGTCCGATTGCAAAGCCGGCGGGGATGCCCACCACGGCTGCCAGTCCGAAGCCCATCGCCACGCGCTGGAGCGACGACAGCACGTTCCAGCCCACGCCCTGGTCGTTGGGGCCCTTGCTGTAGAACGGATCGCTGAACACCGTGAGCGCCTGTTGCCAGACGGCGCCCGGCGCGGGGAAGCCGGTGGTGCTTTTCAGCGCCACAAGTTCCCAGACCAGGATCAGGAGCGCGAAGCCGAGGATCGGCGGCAGCACGCGCAGCCAGATCCAGCCCAGGTCGAGTGGCAGACGCGCTGCGGGCGGCGCGTCCTGGGCGGCAGGCGCCGTGATCGCGGCGGGCTGGACCGGACTGCGCGAAACGGGCGCTGCCGGTCCGCGGGTGTCGAGGGGGGAATGGAAGACGGCGCTGACCATCGTGCGCTCCTCAGGCATGGACTTTGAACGAATCGGCGTAGTTCTTCGGGTCCTTGCCGTCCCAGACCACGCCGTCCAGCAGCTTGCTGCTGCGCATCGGGTCCTTGGGCACGCTGACCTTCATCGCGGCGGCGACATCCTTGTACATGTCGATCTGGTTGATTTGCCGGGCGACCGCAAGGTAGTCGGGGTGCTCCTTCAGGAGGCCCCAGCGCTTGTGCTGCGTGAGGAACCACATGCCGTCGGACAGGTACGGGAAGTTCACGGCGCCGTCGTCGAAGAACTTCATGTGGTTGGGATCGTCCCAGGTCTTGCCAAGCCCGTTCTCGTAGCGGCCGAGGATGCGCTGGTTGATGGCGTCGGCGCTGGTGTTGATGTAGGACTTCTCGGCCACCACGTCGGCCATCCGGGTCTTGTTCTGGAGGTTGGCATCGATCCACTTGCCTGCCTCCATCACCGCCATCATCACGGCGCGGCAGGTGTTGGGGTTGGCCTTGACGAACTCGCCACGCGTGCCCAGCACCTTCTCGGGGTGGTCCCTCCAGATGTCCTGGGTGGTGATCGCGGTCACGCCGATCTTGTCGATGATCGCGCGCTGTCCCCACGGCTCGCCCACACAGAACCCGTCCATGTTGCCTACCCGCATGTTGGCGACCATCTGCGGCGGCGGCACCACGATGACCTTCGCATCCTTGACCGGGCTGATGCCCGCCGAGGCCAACCAGTAGTTGAGCCACATGGTGTGCGTGCTCGTCGGGAAGGTGCCGGCGAAGGTGTATTCGCGTTTGTCCTTGGCCATCAGCCTGGCGAGCGATGCGGCATCGACCGCGCCCTTGTCGGCGAGTGCCTTGGACAGCGTGATCGACTGGCCGTTGCGGTTCAGTCCCATCAGCACGGCCATGTCCTTCTTCGGTCCGCCGACACCGACGTGAACGCCATACACGAGGCCGTAGAGCACATGGGCCATGTCGAGCTCGCCATTGACCAGCTTGTCGCGTACGCCGGCCCAGCTCGCTTCCTTGCTGGGCACGATCTTCACGCCGTACTTCCTGTCCATGCCCAGCACCGAGGCCATTACCACGCTGGCGCAATCGGTCAGGGGGATGAAGCCGATCTTGACCTCCTCCTTTTCCGGCTTGTCGGAACCTGCGGCCCAGACGGCGGCGCGCAGGGCGGGGTCGAGCCCGGTGACGCCAAGGGCGGCGGTCTGCAGCACGCGGCGGCGGCTCAGTTTCGGTTCCAGCAGTTCGTTCATGGGCGCACTCCGAAGATCAAAGACGGGAAAGGCAAAAGCAAAAGGCGTCCGCGCCACGCACGGGCCGCTCGAAAACGAGCCCTTGCGAGGTGGGGACGCCCTTGTCCGGTTCGGTCGGCCGCACCCGCCGTTGGATGCCGCCTGCCTGAGGCCTTGAAGGCCTACGCCAGTTCTCTACGCAAAGTGCATGCCATGCCTGCCACGACCCCATGTTGCTATTGATTTCATAGCTTCAGAAGCTGATGTAGAGAGGCGTAGGGCTGAACTTGTCTGCTGTCGCGTGCCGGGCACGCGTGTTGTGCCGCGCACCTTTTCAGGCCGCGGTGCTCAGCGCACGGGATCGCCCTGCAGGTACTCGGCCATCGAGAGCACCGATTCGGCCACCTCGACCAGCCGCCGCCCCTGGCTCATCGCGGTTCGCCGCAGCATCTTGTGGGCCTCTTCCTCGGTGAGCCGGCGGTGCGCCATCAGGAGGCCCTTGGCGCGCTCCACCAGCTTGCGTTCATTGAGGGCAGCGCGCACGGTCGCGAGCTCGTCGCCCATGGCCTGCAGGCGATGGGATTGCTCCTGCACCATCTCGAGCACCGAGCGTTCCAGGTGGCGGCCGATGGGAGCGGTCGCGGCCAAGGTGCGCGGCGGGATGCTGCGCACGTCGCTGGGCGGCATATCGTCGAGGAAGGCTGCGGCGGCCGCGCCGGGCTCGACCGTCAGTTGGGCGAAGAGCGCCTCGCGGGCCTGCAACTCGGCCCGGGCGCGCGCGGTCTTCTGCTCGCAAAGAAGGCGCAGGTCGGTGGCCAGGCGCTCGTCGATGGCCTGCATGGCGTCCATGCGAAGGGAGCAGCAGTCGAACCAGACCTGGCTCAAGTCCGCATCCAGGCTCACGCCCGCGGGCGCCGCGCATGCGACACGCCGCAGTCGCTCCTGCTCGGCCAATTGCGGGGCGGACTGGCTGGCGCGCCAGAGTTCGCCCAGCGCCTCGCCCGAGAACTCCACGAAGACCTGGAAGCAGCGCTCCTGCGACTCGATGAGGTGAAGCCATTGCTGCTGGCGCGCGCCGTCATTGCAGCCGGAGGCGAAGGCCGCCGCCCCGCAGGCGCGTTCCTGCCCGGCGAACTCCTTGCCCTGCATGAAGTGGAACATCGCCACCAGCAGGCGCGAGATCTCGGGGTCGGTGGCGCCATCCGCGGCCTCGAAGACCACTGCCAGCAGACCGGCAACCAGCTTGACGAAAGCGGCCGTGGCGTCGGCCGCCGAGAGTTCCATCGCGCCGATGCGGCGGCGCAGTTCAGGCAGCGCGTCCATGCCGGGCAGAACCCAGGCGATGCGGCTGAACAGGCGCGCGCCGTTGCCGATGCGAACCGCCTCGATATCGAGCTGGTCGAAGGCGCCGCGCACCGCCTGCTCGGCGTTAAGGCAGGCGGCGATCTGCATCTCGCGTTGTGCCGCGAAGCGCCGGCCGTTAGAGGCCAGCAGCACGTTCGAGATGCCGCGCTCGCGCTGCAGCGTATGGACCAAGCGGCCGATCGTTGCGACAAGTGCGCTGGTGCGCGCGAGTTGATCGAGCTCGTCGATCTCGCATCGCAGCGCGGCAATCAGGAAACTCAGGCCGGACTTCATCGTGGTGGGGGGGCGGGCACGTGGCCCTTCCGAGGGACATGCAGCAACAATCGTGCCCCGACCGCGCCGGGCCCCTAAACTCGCCGCATGCTAGTACTGGGAATCGAATCGTCCTGCGACGAGACCGGCGTGGCGCTGGTCGAGTCCGGCGTCAGCGGACTGCCGCGCCTGGTTGCCCACGCGCTGCACAGCCAGATCGCGATGCACCAGGCCTACGGCGGCGTGGTGCCGGAACTGGCGAGCCGCGACCATATCCGTCGTGTGCTCCCACTGGCGCAGCAGGTGCTCTCGGAGGCCGGGCGCGGGTTGCCCGATATCGACGTCGTCGCCTATACGCGCGGGCCCGGCCTCGCAGGCGCGCTCCTGGTCGGCGCGGGCGTGGCATGTGCCCTGGCTGCCGCCCTGGGCAAGCCTGTATTGGGCGTGCATCACCTCGAGGGCCATCTCCTTTCGCCCTTCCTGAGTACCGACCCGCCCGAATTTCCTTTTGTCGCGCTGCTGGTGTCCGGCGGCCACACGCAGTTGATGCAGGTGGACGGCGTGGGGCGCTACCAGCTGCTCGGCGAGACCATCGACGACGCGGCCGGCGAGGCCTTCGACAAGAGTGCCAAGCTGATGGGGCTGCCCTATCCCGGCGGGCCCTGGCTCGCCAAGCTGGCGGAGCAGGGCGATCCCGCCGCTTTCAAGCTGCCACGGCCGCTGATGCACAGCGGCGATCTCGACTTTTCCTTTGCCGGGCTGAAGACGGCAGTGTTGACGCAGGTGCGCAAGCTAGGGGACGCGCTGGAACCACGCAAGGCCGACCTTGCGGCTTCGACCCAGGCGGCCATCGTCGAGGTGCTGCTGAAGAAATCGCTCCGCGCGCTCGAGCAGAGCGGAATGCAGCGCCTGGTGGTCGCGGGCGGCGTGGGTGCCAATCGCGAACTGCGCGCGCAACTTGACGCCGC
Protein-coding regions in this window:
- a CDS encoding ABC transporter ATP-binding protein; this encodes MNDSKYIEIHGVEQRFKTPKGSFLALRDINLHVAKGEFITLIGHSGCGKSTLLNLIAGLTTPTQGALLCANREIKGPGPERGVVFQNHSLLPWLSCYENVYLAVERVFSATGNKAQLKARTEAALALVGLSAAAQKRPGEISGGMKQRVGIARALSMEPKVLLMDEPFGALDALTRAKLQDELLAIVAKTHSTVVMVTHDVDEAVLLSDRIVMLTNGPAATIGEILSVDLPRPRNRVELAEDPVYVHARKAVIDFLYTRQAHVEKAAA
- the ntrB gene encoding nitrate ABC transporter permease; translation: MVSAVFHSPLDTRGPAAPVSRSPVQPAAITAPAAQDAPPAARLPLDLGWIWLRVLPPILGFALLILVWELVALKSTTGFPAPGAVWQQALTVFSDPFYSKGPNDQGVGWNVLSSLQRVAMGFGLAAVVGIPAGFAIGRFSFLARMFNPLISLLRPVSPLAWLPIGLLVFKGANPAAIWTIFICSIWPMIINTAVGVQRVPSDYMNVARVLDLSEWKILTRILFPAVLPYMLTGVRLAVGTAWLVIVAAEMLTGGVGIGFWVWDEWNNLNVANIIIAIFVIGIVGLVLEFALIRIATAFTFEEVKA
- a CDS encoding CmpA/NrtA family ABC transporter substrate-binding protein, giving the protein MNELLEPKLSRRRVLQTAALGVTGLDPALRAAVWAAGSDKPEKEEVKIGFIPLTDCASVVMASVLGMDRKYGVKIVPSKEASWAGVRDKLVNGELDMAHVLYGLVYGVHVGVGGPKKDMAVLMGLNRNGQSITLSKALADKGAVDAASLARLMAKDKREYTFAGTFPTSTHTMWLNYWLASAGISPVKDAKVIVVPPPQMVANMRVGNMDGFCVGEPWGQRAIIDKIGVTAITTQDIWRDHPEKVLGTRGEFVKANPNTCRAVMMAVMEAGKWIDANLQNKTRMADVVAEKSYINTSADAINQRILGRYENGLGKTWDDPNHMKFFDDGAVNFPYLSDGMWFLTQHKRWGLLKEHPDYLAVARQINQIDMYKDVAAAMKVSVPKDPMRSSKLLDGVVWDGKDPKNYADSFKVHA
- a CDS encoding nitrate regulatory protein; the encoded protein is MKSGLSFLIAALRCEIDELDQLARTSALVATIGRLVHTLQRERGISNVLLASNGRRFAAQREMQIAACLNAEQAVRGAFDQLDIEAVRIGNGARLFSRIAWVLPGMDALPELRRRIGAMELSAADATAAFVKLVAGLLAVVFEAADGATDPEISRLLVAMFHFMQGKEFAGQERACGAAAFASGCNDGARQQQWLHLIESQERCFQVFVEFSGEALGELWRASQSAPQLAEQERLRRVACAAPAGVSLDADLSQVWFDCCSLRMDAMQAIDERLATDLRLLCEQKTARARAELQAREALFAQLTVEPGAAAAAFLDDMPPSDVRSIPPRTLAATAPIGRHLERSVLEMVQEQSHRLQAMGDELATVRAALNERKLVERAKGLLMAHRRLTEEEAHKMLRRTAMSQGRRLVEVAESVLSMAEYLQGDPVR
- the tsaD gene encoding tRNA (adenosine(37)-N6)-threonylcarbamoyltransferase complex transferase subunit TsaD, encoding MLVLGIESSCDETGVALVESGVSGLPRLVAHALHSQIAMHQAYGGVVPELASRDHIRRVLPLAQQVLSEAGRGLPDIDVVAYTRGPGLAGALLVGAGVACALAAALGKPVLGVHHLEGHLLSPFLSTDPPEFPFVALLVSGGHTQLMQVDGVGRYQLLGETIDDAAGEAFDKSAKLMGLPYPGGPWLAKLAEQGDPAAFKLPRPLMHSGDLDFSFAGLKTAVLTQVRKLGDALEPRKADLAASTQAAIVEVLLKKSLRALEQSGMQRLVVAGGVGANRELRAQLDAACAKRGVRVHYPELHLCTDNGAMIAMAAAMRLQAGLQAATDRYAFDVRPRWPLASLGEPEPQFG